GCCATCAATGTCACCTCCACCACCTCCGCCGGCTTCACAATGTGGTCATCGCCATCGCCGTTGACTTCTGGTGCCATCTCCATGGTCCTCTACACTTTTGCCTTGTTTCTACTTGGTCATTAAAGATCACTCCATGTTCATGCTCTCTTCAATCTTGCACAGCTctcttcaatttcttattttaatataatgaGTGCTTTCAAGTCACTTGTTAAGcatattaaaataagaaatcattcgctttttaaaataatgattATACATGACAAGAAATAACCGATGCATTAGAAATCGCAAAAGTTACCTAATTAATTGCTTAAATGCACTCATTAACAAAATCCGTTTACCGATAACTTTACAAGGggcattttgatatttgaaatcCACCTCAAGGGGAATAGAGAAAACTATGTCCGACGGGTATTTTGAAATTCGGCGTCAGCTTCAGGGGTATGGtattttgggacaaaatccACTTTTGAGTTGAATTTATGAGATTCTGTAATCACTTCAGAGCATTTTGGAATTAGTCACTTGTTATAAATAGCACGAGTAGAGAATCATTTGCGAATTTGGTCAGCAGCTAAGGGCCATTCAATTCAaacgcatctctctctctctctctctctctcaccctcccCCCCCCTTTTCAGGGGTATGGTATTTTAGGACAAAATCCACTTTTGGGTTGAATTTATGAGACTCTGCAATCACTTCAGAGAGCATTTTGGAATTAGTCACCTGTTATAAATAGCACAAGTACAGAATCATTTGCGAATTTGGTCAGCAGCTAAGGGCCATTCAGTTCAaacgcatctctctctctctctctctctctctctctctctctctctctctcctatcaGACAGAACTTGAAGAAGATGGGCAGAAGCAGCACGGCGATGGCTCTGGCTTCGGTCGTTTTGACCTTTATTGAGTGCGAAGCGGCGACGCAATACGTCGTCGGAAACGGCAGAGGCTGGACTGCTCCGCCCAACATCACCGCAGGCTTTTACGACGAATGGGCTGCCAGTAAATCCTTCGAGGGCAACGACGCTCTAGGTAAAAGGCAATTTTAATCCCCTGCTATTTCATGGTTCCGTGACATCGATTTGGAATcaaagaagagagaactttcaTCTTTTGGCTTTCGAAATAGGGAATTCAACGGAAGGTTATAAGGGCTCATCTTAGATTGACTAGTAGGAAAGGCATTCTCGTCCTTCCGATTCAGGAATTAATAATTAAACATTTGATTGCCGGAACCCGTATTTAAATGGGGTAATATCGATCGATTGTTGTGCTAGTTACCATTTAGGTAGAGGCTAGTGAAAGAGCCCTATAGCCTAAAGCTTGGGTTAAATTTtcataactttctttttttgtagtCAGACTAAAttagtttttagaaattaaaaatagaaaaataatatatgatgGAAGATACATATCCTCGAGACACTTTGATAAAAgccataaataaatttaaaaattaaacatataatAAGGTGTTTTTTGGTGtcaatattataattattattctatttttactttgtaaaataaaaaacaaatattctGGCCCTTCCTTGAATCCCggccttttttatttaatcgggGCCGGGCCCAAAAAATTGGCCTAGGTCGTGCCCACTCACGCCTTTAGGTAGCTGACTAATTACAATCGTGCCTTtgaataataaaggaaaaaaaaaattgagagaagaaaaaattggcGGAGCTATTGAAGTTGTCGATCTTACACGAGGTTGAGACCACCTGAACGGGCCAAAGATCTTGACTTAACCAATTTGTGAGCCTCGTGAGGTAACATTCCATGTACCATCTACATGGCTCTCGTGTTCTTTAATCCCTAacttatcaaaatttattatctgTCCTTCTTGGTAGTACAATTCATCCCGAATTCATATAGTTTCAAAGCCGGTATATCTTTAGACTGGGGTTAGAAAAGCATCAAGCCTCGTCTTAGATacatagatagagagagatgtCAAGAAGTTCTATAGAATCTTGATAGGTTCATGAATCCAATCTATCCACAACAATTATCATGCTCCTGATCCAATCATTTCCCTCGTTCACCATCATGCAGTATTCGAATTTAACGGAACGCATAGCTTAGCCGCCGTATCAAAAGAAGAATACGACAGCTGCACCAAGGTCATTCCCATTGGTGACGGGACCAATGGCTTTAGCTACGGATATCAAATTCCAAGAAAGGCTGGAGTGTACCACTTCATTTGCACAGTTGGCTCACACTGTGAGGCCGGCCAGAAGCTAGCCATCAACGTCACCTCCGCCGGCTTCGCAACGTGGTCACCACCGTCGCCGTTGACTTCCGGTGCCCTCTCCATGGTCCTCTACACTTTCGCCTTCTTTCTACCGGGTCATTAAAGATCACTTCATGTTCATGCTCTCTTCAATCTTGTACAGCTCTTTGTATGTGTCGAGACAGAGTCTTGCACCTTTgctcaatttccttttcataaaataaaaattgacataaattgTCCCTAAACTTTGGTTCAATATGCaatttgatccataaatttttaatttgtccaatgtggtccatgaactttaactcaatgtgcaatgtgatccctgaacttttaatttgttcaatctagtccataaacttttggtacatattcaatctAGTCCCTAAActgtataaaaatattcaatattaaaaatttagatacCAAATTACACATTTAATCAAAGCTCATAACGTGTTCGTTACCCCTTTTTAAGAAATGCATGAAAGTTTGTCCATTTTGATTACCAAGGGAAGGAGCTGATGCTGAGTCCCTGTTCTTCGTCTGCGCTTCTCGTCGTCCTCAAGAAGTGCAGCAGCATCAAACACCTTCACCAAGTCCACGCTCAAGCCATCGCCAATGGCCTCCTCTCCGCCGACCCGACCCCCGTCCTCGCCCGCGTCCTCTTCGCGTTCACCGCCCTCATCCCCACTACCTCCCCACCGAGCCTGAGCGCCGAGGTATCACGGGGCTACGCCTCGTCGGTGTTCAGAGCCATCCGAGACCCGTCGACGTTTTGCTACAACACCATCATCAGAGCCCACACCCTCCTCTCTTCCCCTGTCTCCGCCCTCCTCCTGTTCGTCGAAATGCGCCGCCTCGGCTTGCCCCTCGACTTCCATTCCTTCCCTTTTGCTCTCAAGGCCTGTGCCCAGCTTCATGCTCTGTCTCTGGCTCAGGCCCTCCATTGCCAAGCCTTCGAGCTCGGGTTGGCAGCTGATCTTTTCGTCGTCAACTCTCTCGTCCGCGTGAATTCTGTGTGCGGTCATGTGGCCGACGCGCGCAGGGTCTTCGATGAGAGTTCTTGCCGCGACGTCGTGAGTTTCAATAGCATGATCGACGGCCTTGTGAAGTCGGGCGATGTCGAGAGCGCGCGGAGATTGTTTGAGGAAATGCCCAAACGAGACGCTGTCTCGTGGGGTACTCTGGTGACTGGTTATGCACAGACAAACCAGTGCGAGGAGGCTATTGGGCTGTTTGATCTCATGATTGCTTCAGGCATTCGGCCTGATAATGTCGCCATTGTTTCTGCTCTCTCTGCTTGTGCGCAGCTGGGCGAAATTGATCGAGGGAAGAAGATACATGAATATATCAGGCAAAATGAGATTCGAATAGATCCTTTCTTGTGCACCGGGTTGGTCGATATGTACATGAAGTGTGGTTGCATCGAAATGGCGATGGAGCTGTTTGAGACAAGCCCGGAAAAGAATGTGCTCACTTGGAATGCCCTGCTTGTAGGGCTAGGAATGCATGGATGTGGTCATTTGTCACTAGACTACTTCTCAAGAATGGTTTCCTCAGGTTTGCGAGCTGATGGAGTGAGTATTCTTGGAGTTCTTGTTGGTTGTAGCCATGCCGGTCTAGTCCGTGAAGCCTCTGAGATTTTTAACGAGATGGAATCCGTATATGGTGTTGCCCGAGAGCTCAAGCATTATGGGTGCATGGCCGATTTGCTTGCCCGGGCTGGCCTGGTCAAAGAAGCTGAAGACATGATACATAAGATGCCAATGAGAGGTGATATCTTTGTCTGGGGCGGGTTGCTTGGAGGTTGCAAAATACATGGAAACGTTGAGACTGCAGAAAAGGCAGCCAGGAATGTGATGGAGTTGTGCCCTGAAGACGGTGGAGCGTACTCGATCATGGCTAACATATACACAAGCGTGAACCGGTGGGATGACGTGGTCAGGACTAGGAGATCACTGAGTGCTAGTGCCGCGAAGAAGAGCTCCGGCTGTAGCGTGATTAAACTAAATGGGATCAGCCATGAATTTCTTTCTGCAGATGGCTGGCATCCTCAAATTGAGGAGGTGTACTTTGTTTTACATTTAATAGGACAACATCAACAGGAAGGGTGATATTAACTTATGCTCCAcatcatgcacatgtcaaaCGCGCCAATATTTTTTTCTGGAAGCAAATTTACCGATTCCCATTTGATGTAGTAATGTATGTAAAGTCAAGATGTCCATTTATCGAAGTTACTATGATCCAAGTAAGTTGTTCATACCATGTCAAAGAACATCCATAGGATTGAACTTTTGGAAACCAATTGCAATTGTGCATGGCGCTTTTTTTTCCGAAactagaaaggaaaagaaacttCGGCTGCGATTAAAACCAACAACACGGTGAGGTGTGCTAAGAAATGCAACGCCGTCAAGAAAAATTTGAGTTCATGCATTTCCCAAAAGCAGAGCACTAGCAGAAGACTTGAAAGAGCTCATCATTTTCTTAGAACAGATCTTTCATGCAGGCCTTTGGTGTGCCTTAAGCCGCACACTGAAGGCTAATCTCTTTTCTTGATGGCGCTTACAAAAATAACGTTCCCGACCACCACACAGGGTGACTAACTCCTGATACAAGCCAATACAACAAGATCCAACAAGGATCAGATCAGACTACAGCTACCATACTGATCATCAAAACTAACCATCCTAATTAAACTCTCTCACCATATCAGATCAGATCGACCCCGCTCTCATATTTTCCTCTCTCGTTAAACTTTGTCTCTTACCTTATTGCTTCATTTCATTCAACCTTTGACACACCTTCTCTAAGGACTCTTGACCAGGCCATGAAGGCATGAGCACAATCTGCTCGAGTTAGTTGacaacccccccaaaaaaagttCCAAAATAAGAAGTCAGAGAGAACGTCACCATTCAGTTGGAAAATCGAGCCAGAGAGGGTATGGCATCCCCATAGATGATGCCACCCTGCATGTGTCTTTTCCTTCGTCCAACAGACCATTTAGTTCATCCTAAATTCTGAACTCTCACAGAAAAACCAACATAAAAATATGGCAGCTGGGCACTGCACAACTAGCTGGATATTTTTTGAGAAGCCAATGAGCTCTTCAGCAAGACAATGGTACCATTAAGACATCGCCTTCTGACGTGAGGACATTCTTGCATTTATATGCTCACTAAAAAATCTCATATAGGAGCTGGTTAATATCTCATTCTCGAACAGAGGCAATGCTGCATCTACCCTCTGTCAGACATCAGTTCCCAGATGGCCCATTGCACAATGTAACTTAACATGCGCCAAGAAAGTGTCTGAATCCACATATGTCCATATAAAGAAAATTCCCCACCAATTGTCTGAGATGAGAAAGCTTGGTTTGTTTTGTCGTTTAAACTTTTGCATGATGAACACTAGCAGCCATCAGAAGCAGGTAACACTACGATCGTTGACTATGTAAATCAAGGGCAGATGCCTACTTTAGGGCATTTCTGATCTAATAGGCATATTGATATAGCTGCAAGACAAGTGTCTATAAACCAGTACCCAAATTGCGTTGACAATCTGGTTGCCAGAAAAATTGCCCAGCTCCCTCATTGTTTCCAAAAGGTTCCTTGCGCTTCCTAATCGCTGCCTCCAAAATCCTACCCTCATCATCTGAAATCCATTTACGTGGCGAGAACTCGAGCTGTTCCATGGTTGAGGTTCTGCTCGGCAGAAAACAGAATTCCTCGTTAACCTGCATTTGTGATGCAGTAAGCTCCATTCTCTCCTGGGAACAATTTAAGTCAAAATCCTCAGCTTCAGGAACTGGACTAATTCTCATGTTTGCACATGGatccgaattcaaactcaaCCGTAATGACAAGTCACATTTTTCCTCTGATGATTTCGCACCGGTGTTTCTGGAATTGACTCTGCCGATGACGTTCAAAGTACCTTCAGAACTATTATGGGATAAAACATTGTGCAGCATACCAGCTTCAGTAGACTCTGGAATTGATGTTCCTATGGGAGTTCCAACAAGTATGGTGCCTGGATCATCTGGAACTTGTGAAACCGTCCGCATCTCTTCAGCTTCGTAGTGGTTTCCATAAAACAAGGGATATACCGAACCAAAGTTCATCAAGGAGTTTGTTTCCATGGTCATTAATCTGTTAAATCTTCGAGGACTACTCTCAAATGGAAGAGGGTGACTGCAAGGAGAAGCAAGTTCATGTCTTTCAATGACATGATTGGAAGGCTCCGCTGCCAAGTGATGGGAACCTGCAGTTTCACACCTCGCCACCTTCAGAAACTGTGCAGAATGAACTGTCGGTGACTGCGGAAATCGTCTGTCAGTTAGTTTATCTGAAGTTCCAGACATCTCAACAGCAGGTTCCCGTGTTTTTGGAGTCAGATAAGTCCTAAAATTATTGTGCCTTTGACTTCTTGAAGCTCTCACAGGTACACAACCCAAATTCAGTGCAGCTGCTCATGGGCGAACGCATTAAATCAACACAGATTCACGAAGAAACAGTGTAAAAAAGATTCTAAACTAAGTCCCAAAGTACATGGAAACGGAGCAAAATGTCAACACCGAACTCTCAACTGCCATGTAACAAGTGCATTAGGAATTGAGCCTGAAGCTGATGAACCTTCAAAAAGCTCAGAGCTAGATCTAGCGTAAAGCAATCTTTTAAAAGCAATTTAGTACCTTCAACACATGGTGGCAAGAGGCATCCAGTTTCAGTGCTCTCATCCCTCCGGATGATAGTGTTAAtggcatcattaaccctctccCATAGAGTATCGGCATCCATGTACTCCGCCTAACCAAACAAACAACTCAAATTACAACGAACCACCACACAAAAACCTTGAAAGTACACACAAACCCAAGAACCCAGAAACACCAAAAGAAGGCAAAAGAACAAGTAAGAACCTCGGAATTAGCTTTGGAGTACATGATTTCCTCAGCTCTGAAAACAACAATGGGAAGCTTCTCCTGCCATTCCCGGTTCTTCTTGGTAGCAGAGCTGTGCGCCTCGCTGACGACCCTGATCAACACCAGACGGGCATCTCAAATTTCACAACTCCGACACAAAAAAGACACCAACCTTAGAGCCTCGAATTCAAGCACGAATCAACCGAGACCGACCCACCTGAAGATCTGCTGGATGATGGTGCCCCGCATGGGCTGATGCCTCTCGCTGTGCCAAGCTCGCCTGACGCACTCATAAGGTCTCGGACCGGGCCTTGGCATCCTTCCTCCCGCCACAAGATTCACATCAAGAAAACCCAAGAACCAACGAAGGGAGCACAAGTAATTCAAGCAGCCGAGAGGACAAGGAGAGACTCTCTACATGGGCGAGGAGGCAGAAGGTGGGGCTTGATGGGTTCACTGTGGGGAGTGCAAACGTCGTGCTTTTGCTATCTCCTGCCACTTTCGATGCCCAGTTCGCAGTGGGTCGAGGGCGgattgaagaagaggagagggggaggagagagaaagagttgcTTTCGCTTTCCCCATTCGTTTATGGCCTTTGTCCTCCCCAATAATTCAACAAGCCAAAAcgctttcttttctctctttctataaTGGCTGGGGAAATGAATGATACATGGGAAAAAAATTGTATTGTACCGCCTGTAGTTTTCCTCACCCAGCATTTTTCTCTCCTCTAGTGCAAGAGAATATCACCAAGACCATGGTCCAATGGATGTCCATAATCCATGATAGACAAACCTCACCATCATTCACCCAAGAAACAAGATCAgattccaaaaaaattcagtCCCCCTTTTCAAATTTGGCTTTCTTGTGCCTTACTAATTAGGCGTGCATGATCGACCACGCGCCCGACGGGATGGGGCAAGGCAGGCCTCAGTGCTTTTCGGTCGGCCAGAACCTAGACAAAATGCCCCCAAGTCGAACTAGAACGAGAAGGGTCGGTCCATTCGGCTCTAGCCTGACTTTCGTGCTTTCTCTAAATTCTAAGAATAGATTAGTCATCATGTCTCCAAACTCGACAATCACTTTTTTATATgtgtttatttttctaattatattcgtGAGTTTACTAAATTGTTTTGCTTTGGGCATAACTAATGTATTCCCTATCGTTTGCTTTTCATATTTTCACACACAAAAGATATATGAAATAGTTGGGGCCAAGCCGGGCGATTTCGGGCTTAGGGAGCCCTGAAATTCCGGCCCGGGCCTATTCGGGTCGGTCCGGTCTGGGCTCCAGGCAAGTGGCGTGCCTCCGATCAGGAGGACAGGGACCATCACTCAAAAAGTTATTTTACTCCACCCGTGAGTTCACTTTGACCAATTCTTTCCAGTCAGATCCCCGACCACTGACCAGGCCCAGCACCCTTTTGAAGCAGTGGTGGTGAACAGCCTTTAAATCTCAAACCAAGGTCCTGACAAGGGCAAAGTGGATCTGAGGGGGAAAAGAACATATCATTCCCTTATTGACCAATCCAAAGCTTTGCCAATACATGTAACGACTCTAGATTTTCAATAGCCCAAGATAACGTAGGGATTCAATAGCCCACGTGGTGGACCATGTGAAATGAGGCATGACATGTCACGACCTATGCGACTGTCCATCTAGACAGGCAATATATCGTGTTTCCATTGAAACTTTGGATAGACAGCTCAGAGTTCGTTTATTTCGTAGAAAatgtattatttaaaaaatatcttcataagAACGATCGATGGTATTACTTACACAAATGAATAAACGAAGAATATTCTCATctttcacaaaaatattaagatataaattattattgatgaaaacGTTTTTATTGACTAGTTATTCAAGCGATACAAATGATCGTTTTATGGGGAAATAGTTTCCAATTCATTTATCTTCCGCGAAATAAACAGAGCCTGGAAAGCATAAACGAATTGAATCCATAAGGGCTAGACCGTCCACAATTCTTGCattccctcattttttttcttcactctAGTTTACATGGCAATGTCGTTTACAGCTTGTGCTTGATGACTAATATGTGGTTTTGAAGAAATCCGAGTATGATTAGGGCCGACGTCTTGTTAACCATCATATCGACAGTCAATCGTCACTCAGAtccgatgattgcctaaatattccaTATCAACGTTGATGTGGAACCGAAAGTTTTCGGTGATTTAGATATAACATAGTAAAAGGGGGTGTTGTTTTCAAACTAGTTGGCCCACGGAACTAACATAATCCCCCAACAAAGATTGTGACTAGACCAATGCATTCTCTATTCAACCttgttcagttttttttttgagcaagcaACCTTGTTCAGTTTGAGTAATGCCAATTTTGATTAACTCTCATCTtatcggggaaaaaaaaaagttgatggaTGAACTTATAAATGATACAACCCCAGCAAACCTGAAAAGTATAATAAATGAGTATTTGGTCAACCGTCtgtttttgaccactaaaatcTTCTTGACCagtttccaaattattttatttccatttGTCAGAAAATaatgcttttttcttcttcttcctttccttcccCAAATTCACCGTAT
This genomic stretch from Eucalyptus grandis isolate ANBG69807.140 chromosome 3, ASM1654582v1, whole genome shotgun sequence harbors:
- the LOC104438569 gene encoding uncharacterized protein LOC104438569, giving the protein MPRPGPRPYECVRRAWHSERHQPMRGTIIQQIFRVVSEAHSSATKKNREWQEKLPIVVFRAEEIMYSKANSEAEYMDADTLWERVNDAINTIIRRDESTETGCLLPPCVEAALNLGCVPVRASRSQRHNNFRTYLTPKTREPAVEMSGTSDKLTDRRFPQSPTVHSAQFLKVARCETAGSHHLAAEPSNHVIERHELASPCSHPLPFESSPRRFNRLMTMETNSLMNFGSVYPLFYGNHYEAEEMRTVSQVPDDPGTILVGTPIGTSIPESTEAGMLHNVLSHNSSEGTLNVIGRVNSRNTGAKSSEEKCDLSLRLSLNSDPCANMRISPVPEAEDFDLNCSQERMELTASQMQVNEEFCFLPSRTSTMEQLEFSPRKWISDDEGRILEAAIRKRKEPFGNNEGAGQFFWQPDCQRNLGTGL
- the LOC104440504 gene encoding umecyanin — its product is MALASVVLTFIECEAATQYVVGNGRGWTAPPNITAGFYDEWAASKSFEGNDALVFEFNGTHSLAAVSKEEYDSCTKVIPIGDGTNGFSYGYQIPRKAGVYHFICTVGSHCEAGQKLAINVTSAGFATWSPPSPLTSGALSMVLYTFAFFLPGH
- the LOC104438568 gene encoding pentatricopeptide repeat-containing protein At5g61800, with the translated sequence MLSPCSSSALLVVLKKCSSIKHLHQVHAQAIANGLLSADPTPVLARVLFAFTALIPTTSPPSLSAEVSRGYASSVFRAIRDPSTFCYNTIIRAHTLLSSPVSALLLFVEMRRLGLPLDFHSFPFALKACAQLHALSLAQALHCQAFELGLAADLFVVNSLVRVNSVCGHVADARRVFDESSCRDVVSFNSMIDGLVKSGDVESARRLFEEMPKRDAVSWGTLVTGYAQTNQCEEAIGLFDLMIASGIRPDNVAIVSALSACAQLGEIDRGKKIHEYIRQNEIRIDPFLCTGLVDMYMKCGCIEMAMELFETSPEKNVLTWNALLVGLGMHGCGHLSLDYFSRMVSSGLRADGVSILGVLVGCSHAGLVREASEIFNEMESVYGVARELKHYGCMADLLARAGLVKEAEDMIHKMPMRGDIFVWGGLLGGCKIHGNVETAEKAARNVMELCPEDGGAYSIMANIYTSVNRWDDVVRTRRSLSASAAKKSSGCSVIKLNGISHEFLSADGWHPQIEEVYFVLHLIGQHQQEG